Proteins encoded within one genomic window of Chloroflexota bacterium:
- a CDS encoding ABC transporter permease has translation MLRVIRDLLKHDGRFRVAFIFLVAILIMSALSVVSPHDPGRTFRVPADMPPSLEHWFGTSSRGQDIFWWMAFAVRNSLFLGLMTAIVSRIIAIFVGLTAGYRGGFIDRALMSVNDSFVVMPVLPVLILLSFLLKGSMSLVTLAVILGLFGWPWDARLIRSQVLSLKERAFTQTAVYSGTGAFRISLNEHLPFVLPVVFATTINNMLWSIGLEVTLSVLGLSNVTLPTIGTAIFWANQHQALVAGVWWWLAAPVVIAIILFLGLYLLFSSVNEYIDPRTRLRRIGG, from the coding sequence ATGCTGAGGGTTATTCGCGATCTGCTCAAGCACGATGGTCGCTTTCGGGTCGCCTTTATTTTCTTGGTAGCGATTTTGATCATGTCGGCGCTGTCGGTAGTCTCGCCGCACGACCCAGGACGGACATTTAGAGTGCCGGCGGACATGCCCCCATCACTGGAGCACTGGTTCGGCACCAGTTCGCGGGGTCAGGACATTTTTTGGTGGATGGCGTTTGCGGTCCGCAACTCGCTCTTTCTGGGTTTAATGACGGCAATCGTGTCCCGCATCATCGCGATCTTTGTGGGTCTTACGGCAGGGTATCGCGGCGGGTTCATTGACCGCGCGCTCATGTCCGTCAACGATAGTTTCGTCGTCATGCCGGTGTTGCCCGTGCTCATTCTGCTGAGTTTCCTGCTCAAGGGTAGTATGAGTCTCGTCACGCTCGCGGTCATCCTGGGTTTGTTCGGCTGGCCCTGGGATGCGCGCTTGATTCGCTCCCAGGTCTTGAGTCTCAAAGAACGCGCGTTCACGCAGACTGCGGTTTACTCTGGAACGGGCGCGTTCCGGATCTCGTTGAACGAGCATTTGCCCTTTGTCCTGCCCGTCGTGTTCGCGACTACGATCAACAACATGCTTTGGTCAATTGGCTTGGAGGTCACGTTGAGCGTCCTCGGTCTGTCGAACGTGACGCTCCCCACCATCGGGACTGCGATCTTTTGGGCGAATCAGCACCAAGCCCTGGTCGCCGGGGTCTGGTGGTGGCTTGCCGCGCCGGTCGTCATCGCCATCATCCTGTTCCTCGGACTGTACTTGCTCTTTTCGAGCGTGAACGAATACATTGATCCCCGGACGCGCCTCCGGCGGATTGGGGGTTGA
- a CDS encoding ABC transporter ATP-binding protein, translating into MSDNGKLLDVQHVTVSFHIGGFIAGSRLTAVNDVSFALENAKPEIFTFAGESGSGKTTLSRLLLHDLDPTQGKVLFEGRDVTQIRKRADVLDFMKQVQPVFQNPFETFNPLRRVEDYLYDTAVNFGRAANHRAAVPVVDEALHQVGLSLDEVNKRYPHELSGGQIQRVSVARALIPHPRLILADEPVSMVDASLRMAIVNVFRKLRDEQKVSVLYITHDLATAYYISDRIAIMLRGFVVESGPVEAVLDHPLHPYTRLLKESVPEPTASKRETWAKHIELGTIDFKEYSRVGCKFAGRCPHVMDICRQTDPPNIETDGRMVRCYLYAKENS; encoded by the coding sequence ATGAGCGACAATGGCAAATTGCTCGATGTCCAGCACGTGACGGTGTCGTTCCACATCGGCGGATTCATTGCCGGCAGTCGTCTGACGGCGGTGAACGACGTGTCCTTCGCGCTTGAAAACGCCAAGCCCGAGATATTTACGTTCGCCGGTGAAAGCGGTAGCGGCAAGACGACGCTTTCGCGCTTGCTGTTGCACGACCTGGATCCAACCCAGGGCAAGGTGTTGTTCGAGGGTCGTGACGTAACACAGATTCGCAAGCGCGCCGACGTGCTGGACTTTATGAAGCAAGTTCAGCCGGTGTTCCAGAATCCGTTCGAGACGTTCAACCCCTTGCGCCGGGTCGAGGATTATTTGTACGACACCGCCGTGAACTTTGGCAGAGCAGCGAATCATCGCGCGGCGGTTCCGGTGGTTGACGAGGCGCTCCATCAAGTCGGGTTGTCACTCGATGAGGTGAACAAACGGTACCCGCACGAACTTTCCGGCGGACAAATCCAACGTGTGTCTGTCGCGCGCGCGCTCATTCCGCACCCGCGTTTGATCCTGGCGGATGAGCCGGTTTCGATGGTGGATGCGTCTCTGCGTATGGCAATCGTGAATGTCTTTCGAAAATTGCGCGACGAGCAAAAGGTGAGCGTCCTCTACATCACCCACGATCTTGCCACGGCGTACTATATTAGCGACCGCATCGCGATCATGTTGCGCGGCTTTGTCGTGGAATCCGGTCCAGTCGAAGCCGTGCTCGATCATCCGTTGCACCCGTACACGCGACTGTTAAAGGAATCCGTGCCTGAACCGACTGCGAGTAAGCGCGAGACCTGGGCGAAGCACATCGAACTGGGCACGATTGATTTCAAGGAGTACAGCCGCGTTGGATGCAAATTCGCGGGGCGTTGCCCGCATGTGATGGACATTTGCCGCCAGACCGATCCCCCGAATATCGAGACCGATGGGCGCATGGTGCGATGTTATTTATACGCCAAGGAGAATTCATGA
- a CDS encoding ABC transporter permease, with the protein MVVFLGVTLTFIIPRFSPNDPVETRVSQMMMSGGQVNPEAVIHLREALNEMYGLKGSSLEQYLAFWGRLFRGDLGPSLSTFPTPVTELIARAMPWTLGLLLTSIIVSWVVGNLLGGIASYYTESRVMHVIDVLSQAVRPIPYYIMALVLLVVFAYFIPIFPFSGAYPAGTRVEWSLNFVLTVIKHSMLPAISLVIVGMGGWFLGMKSLTSNIISEDYVVYAETAGLRPRRILFSYVIRNALLPQVTGLALQLGMIFNGALIMEVVFGYPGMGMLTLQAVMANDYSLIMGIAIFSIIGVATSVLILDLLYPLFDPRVRHQ; encoded by the coding sequence ATGGTCGTGTTCCTGGGAGTTACCCTGACCTTCATCATTCCCCGGTTCTCGCCGAACGACCCGGTAGAGACTCGGGTCAGCCAGATGATGATGAGCGGCGGGCAAGTCAATCCCGAAGCCGTCATCCACCTGCGGGAGGCGTTGAACGAGATGTATGGGCTGAAAGGTAGCTCGTTGGAACAATATCTCGCGTTCTGGGGGCGTCTCTTCCGGGGCGACCTGGGTCCTTCGCTCTCCACGTTCCCAACGCCGGTGACTGAGCTGATCGCGCGTGCCATGCCCTGGACGCTTGGTTTGTTACTCACTTCGATCATTGTTTCCTGGGTCGTCGGCAACTTGCTCGGAGGCATCGCCAGTTACTACACCGAAAGCCGCGTCATGCACGTGATTGACGTGTTGAGCCAAGCCGTCCGACCGATTCCCTATTACATCATGGCGTTGGTCTTGCTCGTGGTGTTCGCGTATTTCATACCAATCTTTCCGTTTAGTGGCGCATATCCGGCGGGAACACGCGTCGAGTGGAGTCTCAACTTTGTGTTGACCGTAATCAAGCACTCGATGCTCCCGGCGATTAGTCTGGTCATCGTCGGTATGGGCGGCTGGTTCCTGGGCATGAAATCGCTGACTTCCAACATTATCTCCGAAGACTATGTGGTCTACGCGGAAACGGCTGGGTTGCGTCCGCGCCGGATTCTCTTTAGCTATGTCATCCGCAACGCGCTGTTGCCCCAGGTGACCGGCTTGGCGCTCCAACTCGGCATGATCTTTAACGGCGCGCTCATCATGGAAGTCGTTTTCGGTTATCCGGGGATGGGCATGCTCACGCTCCAGGCGGTCATGGCAAACGACTATAGTTTGATTATGGGGATCGCGATCTTTTCGATTATTGGGGTTGCCACCTCCGTTCTCATTCTCGACTTGCTCTACCCGTTGTTCGATCCGCGGGTACGTCACCAATAG
- a CDS encoding ABC transporter ATP-binding protein: MSLLTVQNLRAFYRTEVYGISRTVRAVDGVTFTLAPNEIYGIAGESSCGKTTLIKVLSGTVKPPLKVADGSVRYKFGSYDVDMLHIDPEELRQSVRWREISYVMQGSMSVLNPVRRIIQSFEDIVGTHEGIPNKKVFLDQIREHVNKLGLPAEILNSFPHQLSGGMRQRVAIALATVFHPSLIIADEPTTALDVVVQRGVLQLLRDIQSDSGNTVLLVTHDMAVHANVADRVAIMYAGRIVEEAPTEIIFNSPSHPYTQHLIHSLPMIGDKSGRASLGGAPPNLANPPSGCRFHPRCPHAMEVCRTEVPTMIELGASHRVACHLVKEAAR, encoded by the coding sequence ATGTCGTTGCTAACTGTGCAAAACCTCCGCGCGTTTTATCGAACCGAAGTGTACGGTATTTCGCGAACCGTGCGCGCGGTGGACGGTGTAACGTTCACGCTTGCACCCAACGAAATATACGGTATCGCCGGCGAATCGAGTTGTGGTAAGACGACTCTGATCAAGGTGCTTTCCGGCACGGTCAAACCACCGTTGAAAGTTGCCGACGGCAGTGTGCGCTACAAATTCGGGTCGTATGATGTTGACATGCTTCACATTGATCCGGAAGAGTTGCGTCAGAGTGTGCGCTGGCGAGAAATCTCTTATGTGATGCAAGGCTCGATGAGCGTGTTGAACCCGGTCCGGCGTATCATCCAATCCTTCGAGGACATTGTCGGTACGCACGAGGGCATCCCCAACAAAAAAGTATTTCTCGATCAAATCCGCGAGCATGTCAACAAACTAGGACTGCCCGCCGAGATTCTCAACTCATTTCCGCATCAACTTTCCGGCGGCATGCGGCAACGCGTGGCGATTGCGCTCGCCACCGTCTTCCATCCCAGTTTGATTATCGCGGACGAGCCGACGACCGCACTCGATGTCGTCGTCCAGCGCGGTGTGTTGCAACTGCTTAGGGACATTCAATCTGACAGCGGCAACACCGTGCTCTTGGTCACGCACGACATGGCGGTTCACGCCAACGTCGCCGACCGCGTGGCGATTATGTACGCGGGTCGCATCGTCGAGGAAGCGCCCACCGAAATTATTTTCAACTCGCCGAGCCACCCCTATACCCAACATTTGATTCACTCGCTGCCCATGATCGGTGACAAGTCCGGTAGAGCCAGTCTGGGCGGCGCACCGCCAAACCTTGCCAACCCGCCGAGCGGCTGCCGTTTCCACCCGCGTTGCCCGCACGCCATGGAGGTTTGCCGCACCGAGGTCCCCACGATGATCGAGCTGGGCGCGAGTCATCGAGTAGCATGTCATCTCGTCAAGGAGGCGGCTCGATGA